One segment of Anguilla anguilla isolate fAngAng1 chromosome 1, fAngAng1.pri, whole genome shotgun sequence DNA contains the following:
- the cep170b gene encoding centrosomal protein of 170 kDa protein B isoform X2 — protein sequence MSVTSWFLVSSSGTRHRLPREMIFVGREDCELMLQSRSVDKQHAVINYDPSSDEHMVKDLGSLNGTFVNDLRIPDQTYITLKLSDVIRFGYDSHVYTLDRSQHKVPEEALKHEKYTSQLQMGLKASEGKRRDHSKEKGGGGDAPRSKVEKVERKALPEAPISRPTPLYGQPSWWGEDDAGNKGQPEGRRPDESLSENLKDGSKHEPDVNGSLSDYRDSQGKSIYSYRREPSYFEIPTKEFQLHPKPPETEVHEVPTKDTDAPPQPAPTTPTPPVVQSHASFTIEFDDCTPGKIKIKDHVTKFSFRQRKLPAKELVTTPTEVMSAESKVADWLAHSDVSIMRKQAPCEDVYSTKSDLPIHIKTLKGHHHDDGTLSDFEDPVLKETRGKLQPTVPSEQSPPPVKSMNTAKSPKPLSPPASEEPLSRSPPQATPPPQSQGKPDPQQAFVIEFFDDNPRKKRSHSFTQNSANAESYSALKAKLEKRRSAAPPGEKGAGSLGQTPPTQQLILPLKGQGPGGTQRVSIKREKTDDRLRTSASSASLSSSSFSSRASSGITIRPFGSVGKKSKLAQEFVAEFLRDSNYDVPPTREKTSPPGGVETPYRPHLPGRARSPPLPSTPTQPASPAHLPMPLMTPTLPLGLPGMESKTSKALKNEEEDSLSDAGTYTIETESQDKEVEEARTMIDQVFGVLESPENTGATAASHRPVINDGSDEQASLWISKGSSVDLKAAPVQGYTPVALSGAPTGPAQVRPVGPGPLIGPKWVSRWASLADGYGDSGPEAGLYDTRPQQDTCNRDGGITHQAMLNRNLESTESEGSQGSRTRRLLPQVPPTDKTEFTTILIRHDPYMGYEALEKVSGTPRQHESVQRLSVQDDLDPDSLSDASKSDEGSIVERGKKHHAGQAEGRAEVTGGAVAKPTSFYVGSDETPSVSPQAQSPILSQAQREQNVPLKTSPTTVLIRHLSNHESRKPVKQNSSAPNLHSQEKDSSANKETPSSFVRQESFTKDRPSNDSQVNRLPHISSHPALRDMDPGGLDRGDCGHDTQSFLKETENCLAALEAKFQAQGQGQDQRQEGSSGPIEDSLSNESDVDTSSTVSLVSSKNDPSVPPKNYSVISGLQKEKSSSSMCTQDQSRRASARERLSEKRRSQCSDSGTKAEPGKRYQMRRSAGNRGSLDLSDEPNLQYWPDTVSSDHESSSRPTTRKKIIPLQKEDSSKSSNKVYQSLTRSNSLSAPRPTRASMLRRARLGDASDNEGTETDRASQNSDVNAPAKATADSKKLSRLDILALPRKRTGSFTTPSDTESSAGRTGFSNRSSESSSSVRKASVPEPKSGARRNSGTGLKQPVGRTRSSGAKYASSTASSRRRQKGSDYTSTSDEEYDSNHSTPKHKRSHSSAGTQTSRAPAVAQARSKSRSRESEDENEGDPFQNWTCHSAEIARLSQDLAKDLAILAREIHDVAGDGDAPTSSGVGVDTSPTSVPNTPASPISAREELVQHIPEASLNYQKVPPGSTAVRDAEESTCDQDSKRRMWNREEVIFDNLMLNPVSQLSQAIRENTEQLADKMKVLFHNKTELWAEIEAKVNAENEVPILKTSNKEITSILKELRRVQKQLEVINMIIEPTGALELAGRTFPGPSDGGKPRPPSKDSRPSSQIHGSSQHGGCPTAGPSSGRGGGASEHAKRPVVGPAGEGFVV from the exons ATGAGCGTGACATCATGGTTCCTGGTCAGCAGCTCGGGCACACGCCACCGGCTCCCTCGGGAAATGATCTTTGTGGGCCGGGAAGACTGTGAGCTCATGCTCCAG TCGCGCAGCGTGGACAAGCAGCACGCCGTCATCAACTACGACCCGTCCAGCGACGAGCACATGGTGAAGGACCTGGGCAGCCTGAACGGG ACATTTGTGAATGATCTAAGAATCCCAGACCAGACCTACATTACACTCAAGCTTTCTGATGTCATTCGCTTTGGATACG ATTCTCATGTGTACACCCTGGACCGGAGTCAACACAAAGTTCCAGAAGAGGCACTCAAA CATGAGAAGTACACCAGCCAGCTCCAGATGGGTTTGAAGGCGTCAGAGGGGAAGAGACGGGACCACTCGAAGGagaagggtggaggtggggaCGCCCCCCGGTCCAAAGTGGAGAAAGTGGAGCGCAAGGCCCTGCCTG AGGCCCCCATCTCCCGGCCCACTCCCCTATACGGACAGCCCTCATGGTGGGGGGAGGACGACGCCGGGAACAAGGGGCAGCCAGAGGGACGCAGGCCCGACGAGAGCCTCTCAG AGAACCTGAAGGATGGCTCCAAACACGAGCCTGATGTTAACGGCTCCCTCTCCGACTATCGAGACTCCCAGGGCAAGTCCATCTACTCGTACCGACGGGAGCCCAGCTACTTCGAGATCCCCACTAAGGAGTTCCAGCTGCACCCCAAGCCCCCCGAGACCGAGGTCCACGAAGTCCCCACCAAGGACACGGATGCCCCGCCCCAGCCCGCCCCCACCACGCCCACACCCCCGGTGGTGCAGAGCCACGCCTCCTTCACCATCGAGTTCGATGACTGCACGCCGGGGAAGATCAAGATCAAGGACCACGTCACCAAGTTCTCCTTTCGGCAGCGGAAACTACCTGCCAAAGAACTGGTCACCACGCCCACAGAGGTGATGTCAGCGGAGAGTAAGGTGGCCGATTGGCTGGCGCACAGCGATGTCAGCATTATGCGGAAGCAGGCACCATGCGAGGATGTCTACAGCACTAAGAGTGATTTGCCTATACACATAAAGACTCTCAAAG GACATCACCATGACGATGGGACCCTGAGCGACTTTGAGGATCCCGTCCTGAAAGAGACGCGGGGCAAGCTGCAGCCGACCGTCCCATCGGAGCAGAGCCCTCCACCAGTGAAATCAATGAACACAGCCAAATCACCgaaacccctctcccccccagccAGTGAAGAGCCACTTTCCCGCTCTccaccccaggccacccctcccccgcagAGCCAGGGCAAGCCTGACCCCCAGCAGGCCTTCGTCATCGAGTTCTTCGACGACAACCCGCGCAAGAAGCGCTCGCATTCCTTCACCCAGAACTCCGCCAACGCCGAATCCTACTCCGCCCTCAAGGCCAAGCTGGAGAAGCGCAGGAGCGCGGCCCCGCCCGGGGAGAAGGGGGCGGGCTCACTGGGCCAAACCCCGCCCACGCAGCAGCTCATCCTCCCGCTGAAGGGCCAGGGCCCCGGCGGCACCCAAAGGGTCTCGATCAAACGGGAGAAGACCGACGACCGGCTCCGCACCAGCGCctcctccgcctctctctcctcctccagcttctcctccCGCGCCTCCTCTGGCATCACAATACGGCCCTTCGGCAGCGTGGGGAAAAAGTCCAAGCTCGCCCAGGAGTTTGTAGCCGAGTTCCTGAGGGACTCCAACTACGACGTCCCCCCTACCAGGGAGAAGACGTCCCCGCCGGGAGGGGTGGAGACACCCTACCGTCCCCACCTGCCCGGCCGGGCCCGCTCGCCTCCCCTGCCCTCTACTCCGACACAGCCCGCCTCCCCTGCCCACCTGCCCATGCCCCTCAtgacccccaccctgcccctggGCCTCCCCGGCATGGAGTCAAAGACCTCCAAGGCCTTGAAGAACGAGGAGGAGGACAGCTTGAGTGACGCGGGCACCTACACCATCGAAACAGAGTCCCAAGAcaaggaggtggaggaggcccGCACCATGATTGATCAG GTGTTTGGTGTTCTCGAGTCCCCCGAGAACACTGGCGCGACTGCAGCATCACATAGGCCCGTTATTAACGATGGCAGTGACGAGCAGGCTAGCCTTTGGATTAGCAAGGGTAGTTCTGTGGATCTAAAGGCAGCTCCAGTGCAGGGCTATACTCCCGTTGCCCTTAGTGGCGCCCCCACTGGTCCAGCGCAG GTGCGGCCAGTTGGTCCAGGGCCTCTGATAGGCCCTAAGTGGGTTTCTCGATGGGCCAGTCTGGCGGACGGCTACGGTGATTCAGGGCCCGAAGCGGGGCTCTACGACACTCGGCCACAGCAGGACACGTGTAATAGAG ATGGAGGAATTACCCATCAGGCAATGCTGAACCGAAACTTGGAGAGCACTGAGTCGGAGGGAAGCCAGGGTTCCAGGACCAGACGGCTTCTTCCCCAGGTGCCACCAACAGACAAGACTGAATTTACCACCATTCTCATCCGACATGACCCCTACATGGGGTACGAGGCTCTCGAGAAAGTGTCAGGAACCCCCCGCCAGCACGAGAGCGTTCAGAGACTGAGCGTGCAGGATGACCTGGATCCCGACAGCCTGAGTGACGCCAGCAAATCGGATGAAGGCTCCATCGTGGAGCGGGGCAAGAAGCACCATGCAGGGCAGGCGGAGGGCAGAGCTGAGGTGACTGGTGGAGCCGTCGCCAAACCCACCTCCTTCTATGTCGGGTCGGACGAAACCCCCTCCGTTTCGCCGCAAGCTCAAAGCCCAATTCTGTCCcaggcacagagagagcagaacgtCCCCCTCAAAACATCCCCAACGACTGTTCTCATCCGGCATCTGAGCAACCACGAGTCTCGAAAACCGGTAAAGCAGAACTCCTCTGCCCCCAACCTCCACTCCCAGGAAAAAGACTCTTCTGCCAACAAGGAGACCCCCAGTTCATTTGTGAGGCAGGAGAGCTTCACCAAAGACCGCCCCAGCAATGACTCCCAGGTGAACAGGCTCCCTCACATCTCCAGTCATCCTGCTCTGAGAGACATGGACCCTGGGGGCCTAGACAGGGGTGACTGTGGCCATGACACACAGTCTTTCCTCAAGGAGACTGAGAATTGCCTAGCAGCCCTGGAGGCCAAGTTCCAGGCCCAGGGTCAAGGCCAAGACCAGAGGCAAGAAGGTTCCTCTGGACCCATAGAGGACTCTCTCTCTAATGAGTCGGACGTGGACACATCCAGCACGGTCAGCTTGGTCAGCAGCAAGAATGACCCCAGTGTTCCCCCCAAGAATTACTCTGTCATCAGTGGCCTGCAGAAGGAGAAGTCCTCCTCCAGCATGTGCACCCAGGACCAGAGTCGGAGGGCATCGGCCCGCGAGCGCCTGTCAGAGAAGCGCCGCTCGCAGTGCTCCGACAGCGGCACCAAGGCCGAGCCGGGCAAGCGCTACCAGATGCGCCGCAGTGCTGGAAACCGCGGTTCTCTGGACCTCAGCGACGAGCCCAACCTGCAGTACTGGCCCGACACCGTCTCCTCGGACCACGAATCGAGCTCCAGGCCCACCACCCGCAAGAAGATCATCCCTCTGCAGAAGGAGGACTCCAGCAAGTCCTCCAACAAAGTGTATCAGTCGCTGACCCGCTCCAACAGCCTCTCGGCCCCTCGACCCACCCGCGCCTCCATGCTGCGGCGGGCCCGTTTGGGCGACGCCTCGGACAACGAGGGCACCGAGACCGACCGGGCCTCTCAGAACTCCGACGTCAATGCCCCCGCTAAGGCCACGGCGGACAGCAAGAAGCTCTCGCGGTTGGACATCCTAGCACTGCCCCGTAAGAGGACGGGCTCCTTCACCACACCCAGCGACACAGAGTCCTCAGCAGGCAGGACCGGCTTCTCCAACCGCAGCTCTGAGTCCAGCAGCTCTGTGCGGAAGGCCTCTGTACCCGAGCCCAAGTCAGGGGCCAGGAGGAACTCGGGAACCGGGTTGAAGCAGCCCGTCGGCCGTACTCGCTCTAGCGGTGCCAAGTACgccagcagcacagcca GCTCCCGACGGAGGCAAAAGGGCTCTGACTACACATCCACGTCGGATGAGGAGTATGACTCCAACCACAGCACCCCAAAACACAAACGCTCCCACAGTTCAGCGGGCACTCAGACGTCCCGGGCACCCGCGGTGGCCCAGGCCCGGTCCAAATCCCGCTCACGCGAGTCGGAGGATGAGAATGAGGGCGATCCCTTCCAGAACTGGACCTGTCACAGCGCTGAGATTGCAAG GTTGAGTCAGGACCTTGCTAAAGACCTGGCCATTCTTGCCCGGGAGATCCACGATGTGGCGGGGGATGGCGATGCTCCGACCTCCTCTGGTGTTGGCGTTGACACTTCACCCACCTCTGTGCCCAACACACCTGCCTCCCCTATCTCTGCCCGAGAGGAG TTGGTCCAGCACATTCCAGAGGCCAGTCTGAATTACCAGAAAGTTCCGCCGGGCTCAACAGCGGTCAGGGACGCAGAAGAGAGCACGTGTGACCAAGACTCAAAGCGGCGGATGTGGAACCGAGAGGAG GTTATCTTTGACAATCTGATGTTGAACCCAGTTTC
- the cep170b gene encoding centrosomal protein of 170 kDa protein B isoform X3, producing the protein MSVTSWFLVSSSGTRHRLPREMIFVGREDCELMLQSRSVDKQHAVINYDPSSDEHMVKDLGSLNGTFVNDLRIPDQTYITLKLSDVIRFGYDSHVYTLDRSQHKVPEEALKHEKYTSQLQMGLKASEGKRRDHSKEKGGGGDAPRSKVEKVERKALPEAPISRPTPLYGQPSWWGEDDAGNKGQPEGRRPDESLSENLKDGSKHEPDVNGSLSDYRDSQGKSIYSYRREPSYFEIPTKEFQLHPKPPETEVHEVPTKDTDAPPQPAPTTPTPPVVQSHASFTIEFDDCTPGKIKIKDHVTKFSFRQRKLPAKELVTTPTEVMSAESKVADWLAHSDVSIMRKQAPCEDVYSTKSDLPIHIKTLKGHHHDDGTLSDFEDPVLKETRGKLQPTVPSEQSPPPVKSMNTAKSPKPLSPPASEEPLSRSPPQATPPPQSQGKPDPQQAFVIEFFDDNPRKKRSHSFTQNSANAESYSALKAKLEKRRSAAPPGEKGAGSLGQTPPTQQLILPLKGQGPGGTQRVSIKREKTDDRLRTSASSASLSSSSFSSRASSGITIRPFGSVGKKSKLAQEFVAEFLRDSNYDVPPTREKTSPPGGVETPYRPHLPGRARSPPLPSTPTQPASPAHLPMPLMTPTLPLGLPGMESKTSKALKNEEEDSLSDAGTYTIETESQDKEVEEARTMIDQVRPVGPGPLIGPKWVSRWASLADGYGDSGPEAGLYDTRPQQDTCNRDGGITHQAMLNRNLESTESEGSQGSRTRRLLPQVPPTDKTEFTTILIRHDPYMGYEALEKVSGTPRQHESVQRLSVQDDLDPDSLSDASKSDEGSIVERGKKHHAGQAEGRAEVTGGAVAKPTSFYVGSDETPSVSPQAQSPILSQAQREQNVPLKTSPTTVLIRHLSNHESRKPVKQNSSAPNLHSQEKDSSANKETPSSFVRQESFTKDRPSNDSQVNRLPHISSHPALRDMDPGGLDRGDCGHDTQSFLKETENCLAALEAKFQAQGQGQDQRQEGSSGPIEDSLSNESDVDTSSTVSLVSSKNDPSVPPKNYSVISGLQKEKSSSSMCTQDQSRRASARERLSEKRRSQCSDSGTKAEPGKRYQMRRSAGNRGSLDLSDEPNLQYWPDTVSSDHESSSRPTTRKKIIPLQKEDSSKSSNKVYQSLTRSNSLSAPRPTRASMLRRARLGDASDNEGTETDRASQNSDVNAPAKATADSKKLSRLDILALPRKRTGSFTTPSDTESSAGRTGFSNRSSESSSSVRKASVPEPKSGARRNSGTGLKQPVGRTRSSGAKYASSTASSRRRQKGSDYTSTSDEEYDSNHSTPKHKRSHSSAGTQTSRAPAVAQARSKSRSRESEDENEGDPFQNWTCHSAEIARLSQDLAKDLAILAREIHDVAGDGDAPTSSGVGVDTSPTSVPNTPASPISAREENIKPSSPVVRSSQLVQHIPEASLNYQKVPPGSTAVRDAEESTCDQDSKRRMWNREEVIFDNLMLNPVSQLSQAIRENTEQLADKMKVLFHNKTELWAEIEAKVNAENEVPILKTSNKEITSILKELRRVQKQLEVINMIIEPTGALELAGRTFPGPSDGGKPRPPSKDSRPSSQIHGSSQHGGCPTAGPSSGRGGGASEHAKRPVVGPAGEGFVV; encoded by the exons ATGAGCGTGACATCATGGTTCCTGGTCAGCAGCTCGGGCACACGCCACCGGCTCCCTCGGGAAATGATCTTTGTGGGCCGGGAAGACTGTGAGCTCATGCTCCAG TCGCGCAGCGTGGACAAGCAGCACGCCGTCATCAACTACGACCCGTCCAGCGACGAGCACATGGTGAAGGACCTGGGCAGCCTGAACGGG ACATTTGTGAATGATCTAAGAATCCCAGACCAGACCTACATTACACTCAAGCTTTCTGATGTCATTCGCTTTGGATACG ATTCTCATGTGTACACCCTGGACCGGAGTCAACACAAAGTTCCAGAAGAGGCACTCAAA CATGAGAAGTACACCAGCCAGCTCCAGATGGGTTTGAAGGCGTCAGAGGGGAAGAGACGGGACCACTCGAAGGagaagggtggaggtggggaCGCCCCCCGGTCCAAAGTGGAGAAAGTGGAGCGCAAGGCCCTGCCTG AGGCCCCCATCTCCCGGCCCACTCCCCTATACGGACAGCCCTCATGGTGGGGGGAGGACGACGCCGGGAACAAGGGGCAGCCAGAGGGACGCAGGCCCGACGAGAGCCTCTCAG AGAACCTGAAGGATGGCTCCAAACACGAGCCTGATGTTAACGGCTCCCTCTCCGACTATCGAGACTCCCAGGGCAAGTCCATCTACTCGTACCGACGGGAGCCCAGCTACTTCGAGATCCCCACTAAGGAGTTCCAGCTGCACCCCAAGCCCCCCGAGACCGAGGTCCACGAAGTCCCCACCAAGGACACGGATGCCCCGCCCCAGCCCGCCCCCACCACGCCCACACCCCCGGTGGTGCAGAGCCACGCCTCCTTCACCATCGAGTTCGATGACTGCACGCCGGGGAAGATCAAGATCAAGGACCACGTCACCAAGTTCTCCTTTCGGCAGCGGAAACTACCTGCCAAAGAACTGGTCACCACGCCCACAGAGGTGATGTCAGCGGAGAGTAAGGTGGCCGATTGGCTGGCGCACAGCGATGTCAGCATTATGCGGAAGCAGGCACCATGCGAGGATGTCTACAGCACTAAGAGTGATTTGCCTATACACATAAAGACTCTCAAAG GACATCACCATGACGATGGGACCCTGAGCGACTTTGAGGATCCCGTCCTGAAAGAGACGCGGGGCAAGCTGCAGCCGACCGTCCCATCGGAGCAGAGCCCTCCACCAGTGAAATCAATGAACACAGCCAAATCACCgaaacccctctcccccccagccAGTGAAGAGCCACTTTCCCGCTCTccaccccaggccacccctcccccgcagAGCCAGGGCAAGCCTGACCCCCAGCAGGCCTTCGTCATCGAGTTCTTCGACGACAACCCGCGCAAGAAGCGCTCGCATTCCTTCACCCAGAACTCCGCCAACGCCGAATCCTACTCCGCCCTCAAGGCCAAGCTGGAGAAGCGCAGGAGCGCGGCCCCGCCCGGGGAGAAGGGGGCGGGCTCACTGGGCCAAACCCCGCCCACGCAGCAGCTCATCCTCCCGCTGAAGGGCCAGGGCCCCGGCGGCACCCAAAGGGTCTCGATCAAACGGGAGAAGACCGACGACCGGCTCCGCACCAGCGCctcctccgcctctctctcctcctccagcttctcctccCGCGCCTCCTCTGGCATCACAATACGGCCCTTCGGCAGCGTGGGGAAAAAGTCCAAGCTCGCCCAGGAGTTTGTAGCCGAGTTCCTGAGGGACTCCAACTACGACGTCCCCCCTACCAGGGAGAAGACGTCCCCGCCGGGAGGGGTGGAGACACCCTACCGTCCCCACCTGCCCGGCCGGGCCCGCTCGCCTCCCCTGCCCTCTACTCCGACACAGCCCGCCTCCCCTGCCCACCTGCCCATGCCCCTCAtgacccccaccctgcccctggGCCTCCCCGGCATGGAGTCAAAGACCTCCAAGGCCTTGAAGAACGAGGAGGAGGACAGCTTGAGTGACGCGGGCACCTACACCATCGAAACAGAGTCCCAAGAcaaggaggtggaggaggcccGCACCATGATTGATCAG GTGCGGCCAGTTGGTCCAGGGCCTCTGATAGGCCCTAAGTGGGTTTCTCGATGGGCCAGTCTGGCGGACGGCTACGGTGATTCAGGGCCCGAAGCGGGGCTCTACGACACTCGGCCACAGCAGGACACGTGTAATAGAG ATGGAGGAATTACCCATCAGGCAATGCTGAACCGAAACTTGGAGAGCACTGAGTCGGAGGGAAGCCAGGGTTCCAGGACCAGACGGCTTCTTCCCCAGGTGCCACCAACAGACAAGACTGAATTTACCACCATTCTCATCCGACATGACCCCTACATGGGGTACGAGGCTCTCGAGAAAGTGTCAGGAACCCCCCGCCAGCACGAGAGCGTTCAGAGACTGAGCGTGCAGGATGACCTGGATCCCGACAGCCTGAGTGACGCCAGCAAATCGGATGAAGGCTCCATCGTGGAGCGGGGCAAGAAGCACCATGCAGGGCAGGCGGAGGGCAGAGCTGAGGTGACTGGTGGAGCCGTCGCCAAACCCACCTCCTTCTATGTCGGGTCGGACGAAACCCCCTCCGTTTCGCCGCAAGCTCAAAGCCCAATTCTGTCCcaggcacagagagagcagaacgtCCCCCTCAAAACATCCCCAACGACTGTTCTCATCCGGCATCTGAGCAACCACGAGTCTCGAAAACCGGTAAAGCAGAACTCCTCTGCCCCCAACCTCCACTCCCAGGAAAAAGACTCTTCTGCCAACAAGGAGACCCCCAGTTCATTTGTGAGGCAGGAGAGCTTCACCAAAGACCGCCCCAGCAATGACTCCCAGGTGAACAGGCTCCCTCACATCTCCAGTCATCCTGCTCTGAGAGACATGGACCCTGGGGGCCTAGACAGGGGTGACTGTGGCCATGACACACAGTCTTTCCTCAAGGAGACTGAGAATTGCCTAGCAGCCCTGGAGGCCAAGTTCCAGGCCCAGGGTCAAGGCCAAGACCAGAGGCAAGAAGGTTCCTCTGGACCCATAGAGGACTCTCTCTCTAATGAGTCGGACGTGGACACATCCAGCACGGTCAGCTTGGTCAGCAGCAAGAATGACCCCAGTGTTCCCCCCAAGAATTACTCTGTCATCAGTGGCCTGCAGAAGGAGAAGTCCTCCTCCAGCATGTGCACCCAGGACCAGAGTCGGAGGGCATCGGCCCGCGAGCGCCTGTCAGAGAAGCGCCGCTCGCAGTGCTCCGACAGCGGCACCAAGGCCGAGCCGGGCAAGCGCTACCAGATGCGCCGCAGTGCTGGAAACCGCGGTTCTCTGGACCTCAGCGACGAGCCCAACCTGCAGTACTGGCCCGACACCGTCTCCTCGGACCACGAATCGAGCTCCAGGCCCACCACCCGCAAGAAGATCATCCCTCTGCAGAAGGAGGACTCCAGCAAGTCCTCCAACAAAGTGTATCAGTCGCTGACCCGCTCCAACAGCCTCTCGGCCCCTCGACCCACCCGCGCCTCCATGCTGCGGCGGGCCCGTTTGGGCGACGCCTCGGACAACGAGGGCACCGAGACCGACCGGGCCTCTCAGAACTCCGACGTCAATGCCCCCGCTAAGGCCACGGCGGACAGCAAGAAGCTCTCGCGGTTGGACATCCTAGCACTGCCCCGTAAGAGGACGGGCTCCTTCACCACACCCAGCGACACAGAGTCCTCAGCAGGCAGGACCGGCTTCTCCAACCGCAGCTCTGAGTCCAGCAGCTCTGTGCGGAAGGCCTCTGTACCCGAGCCCAAGTCAGGGGCCAGGAGGAACTCGGGAACCGGGTTGAAGCAGCCCGTCGGCCGTACTCGCTCTAGCGGTGCCAAGTACgccagcagcacagcca GCTCCCGACGGAGGCAAAAGGGCTCTGACTACACATCCACGTCGGATGAGGAGTATGACTCCAACCACAGCACCCCAAAACACAAACGCTCCCACAGTTCAGCGGGCACTCAGACGTCCCGGGCACCCGCGGTGGCCCAGGCCCGGTCCAAATCCCGCTCACGCGAGTCGGAGGATGAGAATGAGGGCGATCCCTTCCAGAACTGGACCTGTCACAGCGCTGAGATTGCAAG GTTGAGTCAGGACCTTGCTAAAGACCTGGCCATTCTTGCCCGGGAGATCCACGATGTGGCGGGGGATGGCGATGCTCCGACCTCCTCTGGTGTTGGCGTTGACACTTCACCCACCTCTGTGCCCAACACACCTGCCTCCCCTATCTCTGCCCGAGAGGAG AACATAAAACCATCCTCACCAGTCGTCCGCTCATCTCAG TTGGTCCAGCACATTCCAGAGGCCAGTCTGAATTACCAGAAAGTTCCGCCGGGCTCAACAGCGGTCAGGGACGCAGAAGAGAGCACGTGTGACCAAGACTCAAAGCGGCGGATGTGGAACCGAGAGGAG GTTATCTTTGACAATCTGATGTTGAACCCAGTTTC